Proteins from a single region of Butyrivibrio fibrisolvens:
- a CDS encoding DUF951 domain-containing protein, which translates to MQIEVGDIVTLKKKHPCGSFDWEVLRSGADFRLKCVGCSHQIMIARTALEKNVKAIKHKD; encoded by the coding sequence ATGCAGATTGAAGTAGGAGACATAGTTACTCTTAAGAAAAAACATCCATGCGGCTCCTTTGATTGGGAGGTGTTGCGAAGCGGAGCAGATTTCAGGCTTAAATGCGTGGGATGCTCGCATCAGATAATGATCGCAAGGACTGCATTGGAAAAAAATGTAAAAGCGATAAAGCATAAAGATTAA
- a CDS encoding NAD-dependent protein deacylase: MDEAIEKLKEIIRETDNIVFFGGAGVSTESGIPDFRSQDGLYNQKYKYPPEQIVSHTFLTRKPEEFYEFYKDRMIYKSAKPNKAHLKLAQWEKEGKLKAVVTQNIDGLHQAAGSKNVLELHGSTLRNYCLKCGKKYDIDYVINSETTIPYCECGGMVRPDVVLYEEGLDMNVIEQAVSFISNADVLIIGGTSLAVYPAAGLIDYYRGDKLVVVNKSATPRDSQADLLVQGSIGEVFDQLP; the protein is encoded by the coding sequence ATGGATGAAGCTATTGAGAAGTTAAAAGAGATTATCAGAGAAACCGATAACATAGTTTTCTTCGGCGGCGCAGGTGTATCAACAGAAAGCGGTATTCCTGATTTCAGAAGTCAGGACGGACTTTATAATCAGAAATATAAATATCCGCCGGAACAGATCGTAAGTCATACTTTCCTTACAAGAAAGCCTGAAGAATTCTATGAATTCTATAAAGACAGGATGATCTATAAAAGTGCAAAGCCTAACAAGGCTCATTTAAAGCTTGCACAGTGGGAGAAAGAGGGAAAGCTTAAGGCTGTTGTAACCCAGAATATAGACGGGCTTCATCAGGCGGCAGGCTCTAAGAATGTCCTGGAGCTTCACGGAAGCACACTTAGGAACTACTGTCTTAAGTGTGGCAAAAAATATGATATAGATTATGTCATTAATTCTGAGACAACAATTCCTTACTGCGAATGCGGCGGTATGGTAAGACCTGACGTAGTCCTGTATGAAGAAGGCCTTGATATGAACGTTATAGAGCAGGCTGTATCTTTTATCTCAAATGCAGATGTTCTTATAATAGGCGGAACGTCCCTTGCGGTATATCCTGCAGCGGGTCTTATAGATTATTACAGGGGCGATAAGCTTGTCGTAGTCAATAAATCGGCTACGCCAAGAGATTCTCAGGCGGATCTTCTGGTACAGGGAAGCATAGGAGAGGTATTCGACCAGCTTCCTTGA
- a CDS encoding S1 RNA-binding domain-containing protein, producing MEEKNVNEVTENQKVESMEDYADVIERSFRKLEVGDVVEGVVSGVEETKVTVDLDYYAPGIIMLEDLSDDPHFSIRNDIHAGDKISATIKRMDDGRGNILLSKKEANKVIAWDRLKELLESGEVVSVKISEAVKAGVVAYLEGVRAFIPASKLALSFVEDSDLESYVGKTIDVQVITADKEDSKLVLSAKEILRKKADEERMTKVSNVEVGLVTEGTVESLQNYGAFIDLGNGLSGLVHISQIANQRISHPSSVLKVGQKVKVKVIAIKDGKLSLSMKALDDVMAKEITEEEIEYKSEGEATTTLADLLKKAGF from the coding sequence ATGGAAGAAAAGAATGTTAATGAAGTAACAGAAAATCAGAAAGTGGAATCCATGGAGGACTATGCTGATGTAATTGAAAGATCCTTCAGAAAGCTCGAAGTTGGAGATGTAGTAGAAGGAGTAGTTTCAGGTGTAGAAGAGACTAAGGTTACAGTTGATCTTGACTACTATGCACCAGGAATCATCATGCTTGAAGATCTGTCAGACGATCCTCATTTTTCCATAAGAAATGATATTCATGCAGGCGATAAGATCTCAGCAACTATTAAGCGCATGGATGATGGAAGAGGTAACATTCTTCTTTCCAAGAAAGAGGCTAATAAGGTAATAGCATGGGATAGGTTAAAAGAGCTTCTTGAATCAGGCGAAGTTGTAAGCGTTAAGATTTCTGAAGCAGTTAAAGCGGGCGTTGTAGCTTATCTTGAAGGCGTACGTGCTTTCATACCTGCATCAAAGCTTGCTCTTTCATTTGTAGAAGACAGCGACCTTGAAAGCTATGTTGGAAAGACTATCGACGTTCAGGTAATAACAGCTGATAAGGAAGATAGCAAGCTTGTTCTTTCTGCAAAGGAGATCTTAAGGAAAAAAGCTGATGAAGAAAGAATGACCAAGGTTTCAAATGTTGAAGTCGGACTTGTAACAGAAGGAACAGTAGAAAGTCTTCAGAACTATGGAGCTTTCATTGATCTTGGAAACGGCCTTTCAGGACTTGTACATATATCTCAGATAGCAAATCAGAGAATATCTCATCCAAGTTCAGTTCTTAAGGTTGGACAGAAGGTCAAGGTTAAAGTCATTGCTATAAAGGACGGTAAGCTGTCACTTTCAATGAAGGCGCTTGATGATGTTATGGCTAAAGAGATCACAGAAGAAGAGATAGAGTATAAGAGTGAAGGCGAAGCTACAACAACTCTTGCTGACCTTCTTAAGAAAGCCGGATTCTAA
- the rpsF gene encoding 30S ribosomal protein S6, producing MNKYELAVVVSANVDDEAKTKAVDKCKALIERFGGTVTNVDDWGKKKLAYEIQKQTEGFYYFIQFDAEATVPAELESRVRIVDNVIRYLCVRNDEA from the coding sequence ATGAACAAGTACGAATTAGCCGTTGTTGTCAGCGCAAATGTTGATGATGAAGCAAAGACAAAAGCCGTTGACAAGTGTAAGGCACTGATCGAGCGTTTCGGAGGCACAGTTACGAACGTAGACGATTGGGGTAAGAAGAAGCTTGCTTATGAGATTCAGAAGCAGACTGAAGGTTTCTACTACTTCATTCAGTTCGACGCTGAGGCAACAGTTCCAGCTGAGCTCGAGTCACGTGTTCGCATTGTGGACAACGTCATCAGATACTTATGCGTTAGAAACGACGAGGCATAA
- a CDS encoding single-stranded DNA-binding protein has product MNKVILMGRLTRDPDVRYSQGENPLAIARYTLAVDRRFARRDSGDGQQTADFISCKAFGKAGEFAEKYFHKGTKICVTGRIETGSYTNKDGVKVYTTEVVVEDQEFAESKNSSQGDFSQPASSGSAAPVAAADGFMNIPDGIDEELPFN; this is encoded by the coding sequence ATGAATAAAGTTATACTTATGGGACGTTTAACAAGAGATCCGGATGTAAGATATAGTCAGGGAGAGAATCCACTTGCAATCGCAAGATATACACTGGCTGTTGATCGCAGATTCGCAAGAAGAGATAGCGGTGACGGACAGCAGACTGCAGATTTTATTTCTTGTAAAGCATTTGGTAAAGCTGGTGAATTTGCTGAAAAGTATTTTCACAAGGGAACCAAGATCTGTGTTACAGGAAGAATTGAAACTGGTTCTTACACTAACAAGGATGGCGTCAAAGTATACACTACAGAAGTCGTTGTAGAAGATCAGGAGTTCGCAGAGAGTAAGAATAGCAGCCAGGGAGATTTCTCTCAGCCAGCATCATCTGGATCTGCAGCACCTGTAGCGGCAGCTGATGGTTTCATGAATATTCCTGATGGAATTGATGAAGAACTGCCGTTCAACTAA
- the rpsR gene encoding 30S ribosomal protein S18, translated as MAFNKERSEAPRRKGGMHRRKKVCVFCGKDHAIDFKDAATLKKYVSESGKILPRRITGNCAKHQREITVAIKRARHLAIMPYVAD; from the coding sequence ATGGCTTTCAATAAAGAAAGATCCGAAGCACCTCGTAGAAAAGGTGGCATGCACAGAAGAAAGAAAGTTTGCGTATTCTGTGGTAAGGATCATGCAATTGATTTTAAAGATGCAGCAACACTTAAGAAGTACGTTTCCGAGAGCGGAAAGATTCTTCCTAGAAGAATCACAGGAAACTGCGCTAAGCACCAGAGAGAGATCACTGTTGCTATCAAGCGTGCTAGACATCTTGCAATTATGCCATACGTAGCAGACTAA